Part of the Yersinia hibernica genome, GCTTTCGCCGTGGTGTTCCTGGGGTTGTTGGTCAGTATCTATTCCACCGGTTATCTGACCTTGGGTAACCGCGAACATCCGCACGAAGGCACCAACCGCTACTATGCGCTGCTGCTGGTATTTATCGGTGCAATGGCCGGGCTGGTATTATCATCCACCCTGCTGGGTCAGTTATTCTTCTTTGAAATCACCGGCGGCTGCTCGTGGGGATTGATTGGCTACTATCAGAGCCAGAAGTCACTGCGCTCGGCGCTAAAAGCCTTGCTGGTCACCCATGTGGCGGCCATCGGCCTGTATCTGGCGGCGGCGGTGTTACTGGTCAATACCGGCACCTTTGCCCTGACCGCCTTGGCGCAACTGGATAACACCACCAAAATCATCGTCTTCGGTGGCATTTTGTTTACCGCCTGGGGCAAGTCGGCCCAGTTGCCACTGCATATCTGGCTGCCAGATGCCATGGAAGCGCCAACCCCGGTCAGTTCCTATCTGCATGCCGCCTCGATGGTGAAAGTGGGCGTGTATATCTTTGCCCGCGCCATCTATTCGGCCGGTGATGTGCCCCAGATTATCGGCACGGTGGGCATGGTGATGGCCGTTATCACCCTGATTTATGGTTTCTTTATGTATCTGCCGCAAAAAGATATGAAGCGGCTGCTGGCCTACTCCACCATCACGCAGTTGTCTTATATTTTCTTTGCCCTGTCTCTGGCTATTTATGGGTCAAAATTGGCCTTTGATGGCGGTATTGCCTACATCTTCAACCACGCGTTTGCCAAGAGCCTGTTCTTCCTGGTCGCCGGTGCGCTGAGCTACAGCTGCGGGACCCGCATGCTGCCCAAACTCAAAGGCATCATGGGCAAAATGCCGCTGCTGGGGGGGGGATTTTGTGTCGCTGCCCTGGCCATTACGGGGGTGCCGCCATTTAACGGCTTCTTCAGCAAATTCCCCATTTTTGCCGCCGGCTTCTCACTTTCTCACCAACATTGGCAGCTTCTCCCCCTGCTGGTGCTGGCGCTGATTGAATCGGTGGCAAGCTTCGGCTGGTTTCTGTACTGGTTCGGACAAACCGTACCCGGTAAGCCATCGGAGGACGTTGCCAGTGCTAAGCCGCTGCCATTAGCCATGCAGGGGGTGCTAGTGGTGCTGGTGATTATGTCAGTGTGCTCAAGCTTTATTGCCGTCGCCTGGCTCGAATAAGGGAGTAAAAAATGACCGGAACATTACTCATTAACAATCTTGCCGGGCTGCTGATTATTACCTCGCTGCTGGTAATCATCGTGAAGAAACCCGCGACCTCGGCACTGTTTTATGCTGTGCAATCTCTGGTGTTGGTGCTGATTTTTCTGGCATTAGCCGAAACATTACACGCCCACGAACTTTACATGTGGTCATTGACCGCCTTTATCACCAAGGTGGTGTTAGTGCCATGGATTATGTATCGCGCGTTTCGCCAGATGGATGACCCCAAGGCCAATGGCGGCGTTATCGGCACTGCGACACTCATTTTTATCGCCGCCATCATCATTTTACTGAGCTATTTCGTGGTCGAGCCGGTGCAGTTGCCGATGGTCAGCGCCCTGAAACCGGCACTGGCGGTGTCACTGGGGCACTTCCTGATTGGCCTGCTGTGCATTGTCACCCAACGCAATATTCTAAAAAACATCTTTGGCTACTGTTTGATGGAAAACGGGGCACACCTGATGTTAGCGCTGCTGGCCTTCCGCGCACCGGAGTTGGTGGAGATTGGCATCGCCACCGATGCCATCTTCGCTGTGCTGGTGATGACACTAATGGCGTGCAAGATTTACCGTACGTTGCATACGCTGGATGTTAAACAACTGACGGCGCTAAAGGGGTAATGAAATGAGTAATACTGACCTGCTGTTGTTACTGCTGGCGATACCTCTGATAGCCTCGCTGCTGGCATTTGCTTGCCGGGCATTGGGCGGAGCGGCACGGATGGCTTCCACTTGGGTGCATTTTATCGGTATCACCTTGCTGCTCATAGTGGCATTGGCCGCCGTAAGCCGCGTCGCGGTTGGTGGCGAAATTCTGGTCGTTCACAACTGGCTGCATATCGATAGCCTCAGCGCGCTGTTCCTGGCTATTTTGGCTATTATCGGCTTTATCACCGGCCTCTACTCTCTTGGCTATATGCGCCATGAAGTCAATAATGGCGAAATAACAGTTAGCACGCTGTGTCACTATTATGGATTTTTCCATCTGTTCTTATTCACCATGCTGCTGGTGGTCACCAGCAATAACCTGATTCTGATGTGGGTCGGGATTGAAGCCACGACCCTGAGTTCCGCCTTTTTGGTGGGGTTATATGGTCAGCGCTCATCCCTGGAAGCTGCCTGGAAGTACATCATTATTTGTACCGTCGGGGTCGCATTCGGGCTGTATGGCACTGTGCTGGTGTATGCCAATGCCGCCAATGTGTTAGCGGATCCGGGCAGTGCCATTTTCTGGACGGTGGTCGCCGAGCATGCCAAAGAGCTGGACCCAAGCCTAATGCATTTGGCATTTGTCTTTATCTTGATTGGCTTTGGCACCAAAACCGGCCTATTCCCGATGCACTCTTGGCTGCCCGATGCCCACAGTGAAGCCCCCAGCCCCACCAGCGCCTTATTATCCGCCGTGCTACTCAACTGCGCGCTGCTGGTCATTATTCGCTATTACATCATTATCAGTGCCGCTATTGGCCCGCATTTCCCACAAATGCTGCTGTTGGTGTTCGGTATGATGTCGGTTGCCGTCGCCGCATTCTTTATTCTGGCGCAGCGCGATATGAAGCGCCTGCTGGCCTACTCCAGTGTGGAAAATATGGGATTAATTGCCGTGGCGCTGGGGATTGGCGGGCCACTGGGCGTCTTGGCCGCGCTGTTCCATACCCTCAATCATAGCTTGGCAAAAACCTTATTGTTCTGTGGCTCCGGGAATGTGCTGCTGAAATATGGCACGCGGGATATGGGGGCGATTAAAGGCATTATCCGCGTGGCACCGCTCACCGCAGTGATGCTGGCCGGTGGCGCACTGGCTCTGGCCGGGATGCCGCCTTTCAATGTGTTTATCAGTGAGTTTATGGTGGTCGCCGCCGGGGTTAAGGCCGGTCATATCACACTGGTGATTGTGCTGCTGTTGCTGTTAACACTGGTGCTGGCAGGGCTGGTGCGCATGATAGCCAGCACGGTGCTGGGTACGCCACCGCCGGCAGTGAGCAAAGGTGAACTGGGGATTTTGACCACCGCGCCGATGGCCATTCTGTTGCTGTTGATGCTGCTTCTCGGGGTACATATCCCCGCCCCGGTCACTCGTTTACTGACTGATGCTGCGCAGATTGTCCTCAATAGTGATGACCCTACGCCAGTTCAACAACACTTTATGCTGCCGTGGCCAGTTATTTCTGCGGCGCAATCCGCCCCACCTCTCGCAGATACGCATGCTGCTGTGCCATTCACCCCGACTCGTCAGGAGATGTAACGTGACCCACGAAACGCCTATTTCAGCTATTTCTAATAAGCCACACGGCGGTGAAAAACGGGGGGCAGGCTATGTCGCCCGCCTGCGCGAACAATTCCCGACAGTGATTCTCGACGAAGAGTGGCAAACCGATGATCAACTGACCATTACCATTAAACTCAATAGTTTGCCGGAGGTAGTTGAGTCTCTTTATTATCAACAAGGCGGCTGGTTGTCGGTGTTATTTGGCAATGATGAGCGCAGTTTGAATGGCTATTTTGCTATTTACTATGTGTTGTCAATGGAGGGGCGCGAGCAATACGGCATTGATACTGGCAGGCACTATGGCGACAAATGCTGGGTGATTGTCAAAGCCCTGATTAGCCCAGAACGGCCGGAGTTCCCATCAGTCACTCCCAGAGTCCCGGCGGCGGTTTGGGGTGAGCGCGAAGTGCGCGACATGTATGGCTTACAACCCATTGGCTTACCTGATGAACGCCGTTTAGTCTTGCCCGATGATTGGCCGGATGACCTTTATCCGCTGCGCAAAGACACCATGGATTACCGCCAGCGCCCGACACCGACCAACAACACTGAAACGTATCAATTTGAAAACCAAGCGGGCAGCAGTAGCCGGGTGGTGCCCATCGGCCCGATGCATATTACTTCCGATGAACCGGGCCACTTTCGGCTGTTTGTTGATGGCGAAGATATTATCGATGCCGATTATCGCCTGTTTTATGTCCACCGCGGCATGGAGAAACTGGCGGAAACCCGCATGGGCTACAATGACGTCACTTTCCTGTCCGACCGCATCTGCGGCATTTGTGGTTTCACCCACAGCGTGGCCTACACCTCTTCCATTGAAAATGCCCTCGGCATTATCGTGCCACCACGGGCGCAGATGATCCGCACTATTTTGCTGGAAGTGGAGCGGCTACATAGCCATCTACTCAATATCGGTTTGTCGTGCCATTTTGTCGGGTTTGATACCGGCTTTATGCAATTTTTCCGCGTGCGCGAAAAAGCCATGACTATTGCCGAGATGCTCACCGGCGCGCGCAAAACATACGGCCTAAATCTGATTGGCGGGGTGCGCCGTGACATTCTGCAAGCCGACCGCATTAAAACCCTGCAATTGGTGGCCGAGATGCGCGCCGATATTAGCGAGTTAGTAGACATGCTGATGAGCACCGCCAATATTGAGCAACGCACCGTGGGGGTTGGCATGTTAGAGCGCAAAATTGCGCGCGATTTCAGCCCGGTAGGCCCGATGATCCGCGCCAGTGGTTATGCCCGCGATATGCGCCACGACCACCTTTATGCCAACTATGCCAATGTCCCTAAAGAGCTATTTAGTCTCGATGGCTGTGATGTGCACTCACGCCTGCTGGTGCGGGTGCGCGAATTTTTCGACTCCCTGGTCATGATTGAATATGGGCTAAACCACATGCCGGGCGGCCCACTGCTGGAGGAGAAAGTTCACTATCAGCCATACAAATTTGCCCTCGGCTTTTCAGAAGCGCCGCGCGGTGAAGATGTGCATTGGAGTATGACCGGCGACAATCAAAAACTGTTCCGCTGGCGCTGCCGGGCTGCCACATACGCCAATTGGCCGGTGCTGCGCTATATGCTGCGCGGCAATACGGTTTCCGACGCGCCATTGATTATCGGCAGCCTCGACCCTTGTTACTCCTGCACTGACCGGGTGACCTTGGTGGACGTGCGCAAGCAAAAATCCGTCACTGTGCCTTACAAAGAGATTGAACGCTATGGTATTGAGCGCACTCATTCGCCGCTCAAATAGAGGGATGAAGAATGTTAAAACTGGTTAAAACCATCCTGAAAGTCGGCGATACCACGGTAAAATATCCGTTTAAGCCGCTCGAGGTCAGCCACGGATTTCGTGGCAAACCCCAATATGATGCCGAGCAGTGCATTGCCTGTGGGGCCTGCACCATGGCCTGCCCGGCCAATGCATTGACCATGGCAACCGACCTCACCAGCGGGACTCGTCAATGGCAATTGTTCCTTGGGCGCTGCATTTTTTGTGGCCGCTGTGAGGAAGTCTGTCCGACCCGCGCCATTGTGTTGTCGCAAGAGTTTGAATTGGCGGTGTTCAATAAAGCTGATTTATATCAACGCGCTAGCTTCACCCTCGCCCATTGCCAACAGTGCCAGAAACCTTTCGCCCCCAAGAAAGAAGTGGATTATGTCATGGCTCTGCTGATTCACTCCGGGATGAGCGCTGAGGATGTCGAGCAACAGCGGCCTCATTTTGAAACTTGCCCTGAGTGTAAGCGCAAACAGAATGTGGTCGGCAATGACAATGTTTCTATGAATAACAGCAGGATACCGAATCACCACCATGAGGGGGGAGGCCATCTATGAGCCAGCCACATTTGTTAAAACCGGGCTGGGGGCACCATGTTAGTCAGCCGGTCACTGTTGACCCTGCCATCGCCCAGTTAAAAAGTAAATTACTGAAAGATATCAAACGCTCAGCTTATGTCTATCGGGTGGACTGTGGCGGTTGCAATGGGTGTGAAATTGAAATTTTCTCATCGATTACCCCGCTGTTTGACACCGAACGGTTTGGCATCAAAGTGGTCGCCTCGCCACGCCATGCCGACATTTTACTGTTCACCGGTGCAGTGACCCGCGCCATGCGCACCCCGGCATTGCGGGCCTATGAATCCGCTCCGGACCCCAAAATTTGTATCTCTTATGGGGCCTGTGGCTGTGGCGGCGGGATCTTCCACGACCTGTATTGTGTCTGGGGCGGTAGCGACACCATTGTGCCCATTGATGTTTATATTCCCGGCTGCCCCCCTACTCCGGCGGCCACGATTTATGGCTTTGCGGTGGCGCTGGGTTTACTGGAGCAAAAACTCACCGCCGAGGATCATCAGGAGGCGGCTGACGAACGTGTCGCGCTGATTCACCCGGATGCCCCTCTGGCGCTGCGGGTATTGCTAGAGCGCGAGGCCCGCCGCATGGCCGGTTATCGTCATGGCCGAGAAATCACTGACAGTTTCTTATCATTGCTGGTTAACCAACCGCTGCAACAGCTAGAACAGCGTTGCCAGAGTTACCTCCACCAGCAAGACGACCCGCGCCTCAGCGAGATATTTGCCAGCTTGCAACAGATAGCCCACAAGCAACTGGCGGGGGGGCATATTGATGGCTGCTAAGGTTATTTTTTATGCCCTGAACCAGAAATTCCTCGACAGTGATGAAGACTTGCCCGAGCAAGCACAGCAAGTCATGTATTACTCACTGGCTATCGGCCACCATGTCGGCGTGATTGATTGTTTGAAAGCGATTATGGAGTGCCCACTGGCGGAATATGAGCAATGGTTCAACCAGCTACCCGAGGGAGCAGCACGGCGCAAAATGGCGGGCTTGCTAAAATTTGGCGAAATCACCATCGACAGCACCCATAGCCAATTACTGGCCCACGCTTTTGCGCCACTGGCTGAGGATCTAAATTCATTGCACCAGCCCTGGAGCCAACAACTGCTGCAAACGCTCTATGATATTGAGCAGGAGCCGGCTATTTACTTAATGGTGAAACGCCGCCAATGAATCCTCTCAAGACAGTGACGAATGTTGTCTTAACCGTCGGCAATAGCATGATGGGGGATGACGGCGCAGGGCCATTACTGGCCGAGCGCATGGCCCAGCACCCCGTAGCTGGCTGGCAAGTTATCGATGGTGGCTCGGCGCCGGAAAATGTGGTGCATCGGGTGCGCGCGCTGCATCCAACCCGGCTGATTATCGTTGATGCCGCCGATATGGAGCTGCCCCCAGGGGAGATTCGCATTATTGACCCGGAGCGGATTGCCGAGATGTTCATCATGAGCACCCATAACTTACCGCTCAATTTTCTTATCGACCAACTGAAAGAAGATATTCCAGACGTTATCTTCGTCGGTATCCAACCCACATTAGTGGCGTTCTACTTCCCGATGACCGACATCGTCAAACATGCGGTTGAGATTTTGCACCAGCGATTATCAGATTGGCAGGGTGACGGCGGTTTTAGTCACCTGTAATGATGTGACGGTGTGGCGTCGTCAAATTTGCCGACGTCACCGCCGCCGACAGTTTTCCTCTTCATTGCTACTTTCATTAAAATCAATAATTTCATTATAAAACAATAATTTTACTCATTTCCTATGTCATTAACTCAACTTGGCATAAACCATGCAATCTTTAAGTGAATAGCGATGTCAGGCCATGGCCTATTTTTGCTCATCCGCGGGCGAATCTGCCAGAACTCTATTGAATATCCAAGAGAGTGCAGCCAACACCGCTGCAACTTGAAAGATGAAGGGTAAGGAGATTAAGCAATGAACCGGTTCATAATTGCAGACCCCAAAAAGTGTATTGGCTGCCGCACCTGTGAGGTGGCCTGCGTGCTGGCACACAATGGGGGGGCGTTGGATACTCTGACAAAGGCCAATTTTGCTCCACGGTTGAAGGTGGTTAAGGGGTTGAATGTCAGCACCACTATTATGTGTCGCCACTGTGAAGATGCGCCTTGTGCCAATGTTTGCCCTAATGGCGCGATTGTGCGTGCAGCGGATAGCATCCAGGTATTGCAGGAAAAATGCATTGGCTGCAAAACCTGTGTTGTTGCCTGCCCTTATGGCGCCATGAATGTGGTGACGAGACAGATCGAAGTCATGTTTAACGGCCTATCGCAAGGTTTTTGCCTAAAAGCTGAAGCACAGAAATGTGATTTATGTGAGGGCCGCGCTGCTGGCCCAGCTTGTATTTCCGTTTGCCCCACTCAGGCCCTGCATTTAATTGGTCGTGACACCATGCAGGCCATGCTCCGCAAGAAACAAATGCGCGCGGCGCTGGATGAAGCCAACGAAATGAACTTCTAAGCCGATGCTGCCAAGTCAGTGATTCGGGTGAACACAAGCTGCTGCGGCTGACACCCCGTAGCTTCAAGAATAAAGGATAATTAACATGCACAAAGCACTCACTGTCTGTCCTTATTGCGGCTCTGGCTGCAAAATCAATTTACTGGTCGAAAATGGCAAAGTCGTTGGTGCTGAAGGCGCTAATGGCGTCACCAATCAGGGCGAGTTGTGTCTGAAAGGCTACTACGGCTGGGATTTTCTCAATGACACCAAGCTGTTAACGCCACGGTTAAAACAACCGATGATCCGGCGGCAAAAAGGCGGCAAACTGGAAGCGGTTTCTTGGGATGAAGCTATCGAATTCGCCAGTAGTAAACTACGCGAAATTAAAGAAAAATATGGCCCAGAAGCCATTATGCACACCGGTTCTTCCCGTGGGCCGGGCAATGAAACCAACTATGTGATGCAAAAGTTTGCCCGCGCAGTCACTGGCAGCAACAATATTGACTGCTGTGCTCGCGTCTGTCACGGCCCATCAGTGGCGGGTTTGCAAGTGACTCTGGGTAATGGTGCGATGAGCAATTCCATCTGCGAGATTGAAGATACCAAGTGCATTTTGGTATTTGGCTATAACGCAGCGGATTCACACCCCATTGTGGCCCGCCGCATTCTCAAAGCCAAAGAGAAAGGCGCGAAAGTGATTGTTTGCGACCCTCGACATATCGAAACCGCACGGATTGCTGATCTGTGGTTACCATTGAAAAATGGCTCCAATATGGCGCTGGTCAATGCCTTCGCCAATGTGCTCATTACCGAAGAATTATATGATAAAGACTATGTTTCACGCTATACCGAAGGTTTTGATGAATATCGTGAAATTGTCGCCAAATACACACCGGAGTATGTCGAGGGCATTACCGGCTTATCCGCACAAACTATCCGTGCAGCGATGCGCATCTATGCCGCAGCCCCTTCTGCCACCATTTTGTGGGGGATGGGGGTCACACAATGGGGGCAAGGCGTTGATGTCGTTAAAGGATTATCCGGATTGGCATTACTGACCGGCAACCTCGGCCGCCCGAATGTCGGTGTCAGCCCAGTGCGTGGGCAAAATAACGTGCAAGGTGCCTGCGATATGGGAGCCTTGCCCAATATGTATCCCGGTTATCAAGCCGTGACTGACCCGGCCACACTTGAGAAGTTTGCTAAAGCCTGGGGAGTTCCTGCTCTGTCCGGTAAAATTGGCTACTCGCTGACCGATGTCCCACATAAAGTGAAAGAAGGCAAAATCAAAGCTAACTACGTGATGGGCGAAGACCCCCTGCAAACAGAGCCAGATTTATCGATGATGCGCGCAGCTTTCAGCGAGCTGGAATTGCTCATTGTGCAAGACATCTTTATGACCAAAACTGCAGCCGAGGCGGATGTCATTTTTCCGGCGACCTCATGGGGCGAGCATGAAGGGGTCTATTCAGCTGCCGACCGGGGCTTCCAGCGTTTTGAAAAAGCGGTTGATCCGCAAGGCGATGTCAAACCGGATTGGGAAATTATCAGTCTGATGGCAACTGCCCTCGGCTACCCAATGAAATACCACAATACCCAAGAAATTTGGGATGAACTGCGCGAGTTATGCCCGCTGTATTACGGCGCAACCTACCAGAAAATGGCCGGTTTAGGTTATGTTCCATGGCCCTGCACCACGGAGGATAGCCCTGGTACACCCTGGTTATATGCCGGTAATAAGTTCGACCGCCCCGGTGGTAAAGGATTGTTATTTGCCAGCGAATGGCGCGCGCCCATGGAACAAGTGGATGAGGAATATCCCCTGGTGTTGTGTACCGTGCGGGAAGTTGGCCACTATTCATGCCGCTCAATGACCGGTAACTGTTCGGCATTACAAACACTCGCCGATGAGCCGGGCTATGTCCAAATCAGCCCGCAAGATGCAGATAAAATGCACTTACAGGACCAGCAATTAGTCTGGGTAGAATCGCGGCGCGGTAAAGTAATTACCCGCGTGTCGGTCAGCGAACGTATCAATGTCGGCGCGGTATATATGACCTATCAATGGTGGATTGGTGCTTGTAATGAATTAACACTTGACCATCTGGACCCTATTTCCAAAACACCGGAATATAAATATTGCGCGGTGAAACTGGAGGCGATTGCGGATCAGAGCTGGGCGGAGAATTATGTTCAGCAAGAGTACAGCCAGTTGAAGGCGCGCCTACGTAGAGAGGCCGAAGTGAGTTAATATCCTGCACCTTGCCATTCTGGGCATGCCCGGAATGGCTTGACTCACGCCGTTACAGTTTTATCGCTTTAGATTATCTCGTCTTCATCTTCAATGCTTTTTACTGATATTCCTA contains:
- a CDS encoding hydrogenase 4 subunit D, yielding MNTALINIALATILLPFVGAILTACLPQNMAKWCCTLFALLATLGTVLLAYTYLSGGKVDMTFDLIHYGDMALFGLTIDRISTLIAFAVVFLGLLVSIYSTGYLTLGNREHPHEGTNRYYALLLVFIGAMAGLVLSSTLLGQLFFFEITGGCSWGLIGYYQSQKSLRSALKALLVTHVAAIGLYLAAAVLLVNTGTFALTALAQLDNTTKIIVFGGILFTAWGKSAQLPLHIWLPDAMEAPTPVSSYLHAASMVKVGVYIFARAIYSAGDVPQIIGTVGMVMAVITLIYGFFMYLPQKDMKRLLAYSTITQLSYIFFALSLAIYGSKLAFDGGIAYIFNHAFAKSLFFLVAGALSYSCGTRMLPKLKGIMGKMPLLGGGFCVAALAITGVPPFNGFFSKFPIFAAGFSLSHQHWQLLPLLVLALIESVASFGWFLYWFGQTVPGKPSEDVASAKPLPLAMQGVLVVLVIMSVCSSFIAVAWLE
- the hyfE gene encoding hydrogenase 4 membrane subunit: MTGTLLINNLAGLLIITSLLVIIVKKPATSALFYAVQSLVLVLIFLALAETLHAHELYMWSLTAFITKVVLVPWIMYRAFRQMDDPKANGGVIGTATLIFIAAIIILLSYFVVEPVQLPMVSALKPALAVSLGHFLIGLLCIVTQRNILKNIFGYCLMENGAHLMLALLAFRAPELVEIGIATDAIFAVLVMTLMACKIYRTLHTLDVKQLTALKG
- a CDS encoding hydrogenase 4 subunit F, whose product is MSNTDLLLLLLAIPLIASLLAFACRALGGAARMASTWVHFIGITLLLIVALAAVSRVAVGGEILVVHNWLHIDSLSALFLAILAIIGFITGLYSLGYMRHEVNNGEITVSTLCHYYGFFHLFLFTMLLVVTSNNLILMWVGIEATTLSSAFLVGLYGQRSSLEAAWKYIIICTVGVAFGLYGTVLVYANAANVLADPGSAIFWTVVAEHAKELDPSLMHLAFVFILIGFGTKTGLFPMHSWLPDAHSEAPSPTSALLSAVLLNCALLVIIRYYIIISAAIGPHFPQMLLLVFGMMSVAVAAFFILAQRDMKRLLAYSSVENMGLIAVALGIGGPLGVLAALFHTLNHSLAKTLLFCGSGNVLLKYGTRDMGAIKGIIRVAPLTAVMLAGGALALAGMPPFNVFISEFMVVAAGVKAGHITLVIVLLLLLTLVLAGLVRMIASTVLGTPPPAVSKGELGILTTAPMAILLLLMLLLGVHIPAPVTRLLTDAAQIVLNSDDPTPVQQHFMLPWPVISAAQSAPPLADTHAAVPFTPTRQEM
- a CDS encoding NADH-quinone oxidoreductase subunit C, which produces MTHETPISAISNKPHGGEKRGAGYVARLREQFPTVILDEEWQTDDQLTITIKLNSLPEVVESLYYQQGGWLSVLFGNDERSLNGYFAIYYVLSMEGREQYGIDTGRHYGDKCWVIVKALISPERPEFPSVTPRVPAAVWGEREVRDMYGLQPIGLPDERRLVLPDDWPDDLYPLRKDTMDYRQRPTPTNNTETYQFENQAGSSSRVVPIGPMHITSDEPGHFRLFVDGEDIIDADYRLFYVHRGMEKLAETRMGYNDVTFLSDRICGICGFTHSVAYTSSIENALGIIVPPRAQMIRTILLEVERLHSHLLNIGLSCHFVGFDTGFMQFFRVREKAMTIAEMLTGARKTYGLNLIGGVRRDILQADRIKTLQLVAEMRADISELVDMLMSTANIEQRTVGVGMLERKIARDFSPVGPMIRASGYARDMRHDHLYANYANVPKELFSLDGCDVHSRLLVRVREFFDSLVMIEYGLNHMPGGPLLEEKVHYQPYKFALGFSEAPRGEDVHWSMTGDNQKLFRWRCRAATYANWPVLRYMLRGNTVSDAPLIIGSLDPCYSCTDRVTLVDVRKQKSVTVPYKEIERYGIERTHSPLK
- the hyfH gene encoding hydrogenase 4 subunit H, translating into MLKLVKTILKVGDTTVKYPFKPLEVSHGFRGKPQYDAEQCIACGACTMACPANALTMATDLTSGTRQWQLFLGRCIFCGRCEEVCPTRAIVLSQEFELAVFNKADLYQRASFTLAHCQQCQKPFAPKKEVDYVMALLIHSGMSAEDVEQQRPHFETCPECKRKQNVVGNDNVSMNNSRIPNHHHEGGGHL
- a CDS encoding NADH-quinone oxidoreductase subunit B family protein, translated to MSQPHLLKPGWGHHVSQPVTVDPAIAQLKSKLLKDIKRSAYVYRVDCGGCNGCEIEIFSSITPLFDTERFGIKVVASPRHADILLFTGAVTRAMRTPALRAYESAPDPKICISYGACGCGGGIFHDLYCVWGGSDTIVPIDVYIPGCPPTPAATIYGFAVALGLLEQKLTAEDHQEAADERVALIHPDAPLALRVLLEREARRMAGYRHGREITDSFLSLLVNQPLQQLEQRCQSYLHQQDDPRLSEIFASLQQIAHKQLAGGHIDGC
- a CDS encoding formate hydrogenlyase maturation HycH family protein; the protein is MAAKVIFYALNQKFLDSDEDLPEQAQQVMYYSLAIGHHVGVIDCLKAIMECPLAEYEQWFNQLPEGAARRKMAGLLKFGEITIDSTHSQLLAHAFAPLAEDLNSLHQPWSQQLLQTLYDIEQEPAIYLMVKRRQ
- the hycI gene encoding hydrogenase maturation peptidase HycI yields the protein MNPLKTVTNVVLTVGNSMMGDDGAGPLLAERMAQHPVAGWQVIDGGSAPENVVHRVRALHPTRLIIVDAADMELPPGEIRIIDPERIAEMFIMSTHNLPLNFLIDQLKEDIPDVIFVGIQPTLVAFYFPMTDIVKHAVEILHQRLSDWQGDGGFSHL
- a CDS encoding 4Fe-4S dicluster domain-containing protein, which gives rise to MNRFIIADPKKCIGCRTCEVACVLAHNGGALDTLTKANFAPRLKVVKGLNVSTTIMCRHCEDAPCANVCPNGAIVRAADSIQVLQEKCIGCKTCVVACPYGAMNVVTRQIEVMFNGLSQGFCLKAEAQKCDLCEGRAAGPACISVCPTQALHLIGRDTMQAMLRKKQMRAALDEANEMNF
- the fdhF gene encoding formate dehydrogenase subunit alpha; the protein is MHKALTVCPYCGSGCKINLLVENGKVVGAEGANGVTNQGELCLKGYYGWDFLNDTKLLTPRLKQPMIRRQKGGKLEAVSWDEAIEFASSKLREIKEKYGPEAIMHTGSSRGPGNETNYVMQKFARAVTGSNNIDCCARVCHGPSVAGLQVTLGNGAMSNSICEIEDTKCILVFGYNAADSHPIVARRILKAKEKGAKVIVCDPRHIETARIADLWLPLKNGSNMALVNAFANVLITEELYDKDYVSRYTEGFDEYREIVAKYTPEYVEGITGLSAQTIRAAMRIYAAAPSATILWGMGVTQWGQGVDVVKGLSGLALLTGNLGRPNVGVSPVRGQNNVQGACDMGALPNMYPGYQAVTDPATLEKFAKAWGVPALSGKIGYSLTDVPHKVKEGKIKANYVMGEDPLQTEPDLSMMRAAFSELELLIVQDIFMTKTAAEADVIFPATSWGEHEGVYSAADRGFQRFEKAVDPQGDVKPDWEIISLMATALGYPMKYHNTQEIWDELRELCPLYYGATYQKMAGLGYVPWPCTTEDSPGTPWLYAGNKFDRPGGKGLLFASEWRAPMEQVDEEYPLVLCTVREVGHYSCRSMTGNCSALQTLADEPGYVQISPQDADKMHLQDQQLVWVESRRGKVITRVSVSERINVGAVYMTYQWWIGACNELTLDHLDPISKTPEYKYCAVKLEAIADQSWAENYVQQEYSQLKARLRREAEVS